From a single Micromonospora pallida genomic region:
- a CDS encoding WXG100 family type VII secretion target yields MSRGRGRARSEFSQYSHQELVRMLHAGEPRSVTEAAEGWGAAGTALHERAGDIERQLREFEQWWDGGAARQYKLMINDLTSGIRQVASTAFAVRDLAYSSAEALTTAQKSMPAPVAVPDLAPSVIAAATTPLVVPADTPASTVDTLRQHQAEATAEVQAQQRAQAASDAAHQQAVQVMTTLATEYVTDEDAMPVTPSAASRPVTGAPIEEPPPTTPTSPLVPQPGGGLPAGTPVDPTTTPVDPSAPPVDPDSVPPATQPRPLFGTMFTAGLAAAAAALGGRFTSVPPGLGAKPKDEKKDPAPVATADDKAAGNGARISAGGVGGGGGGVGGGVGGGGGVDMSPVANQSLAGQAGGPTASGLAGAAGAAAGVAATKGMTGGFMPAMPFAPMGGGDAAGSRRIPPWLVETEDVWGEQSVVTPAVIGEEPEAGQPGTGSWR; encoded by the coding sequence ATGTCGCGTGGACGCGGTCGGGCGCGTAGCGAATTCAGCCAGTACAGCCACCAGGAACTCGTGCGAATGCTGCACGCCGGCGAACCGAGGTCGGTGACCGAGGCGGCGGAGGGCTGGGGAGCCGCCGGCACGGCGCTGCACGAGCGCGCCGGCGACATCGAGCGCCAGCTCCGCGAGTTCGAGCAGTGGTGGGACGGCGGCGCCGCCCGGCAGTACAAGTTGATGATCAACGACCTGACCTCGGGTATCCGGCAGGTGGCCAGCACCGCGTTCGCGGTGCGTGACCTGGCCTACTCCTCCGCCGAGGCGCTCACGACGGCCCAGAAGTCGATGCCCGCCCCGGTCGCCGTGCCCGATCTTGCTCCCTCCGTCATCGCTGCCGCGACCACGCCCCTGGTCGTACCCGCGGACACTCCGGCCAGCACGGTGGACACGCTCCGCCAGCACCAGGCCGAGGCGACCGCCGAGGTCCAGGCCCAGCAGCGGGCACAGGCCGCCTCGGACGCGGCTCACCAGCAGGCGGTGCAGGTGATGACCACCCTCGCCACCGAGTACGTCACCGACGAGGACGCGATGCCCGTCACCCCGAGCGCCGCGTCCCGACCGGTCACCGGCGCGCCGATCGAGGAGCCACCGCCGACCACGCCAACGTCACCACTGGTTCCGCAGCCCGGTGGCGGCCTGCCGGCCGGGACTCCCGTCGACCCGACCACGACGCCGGTCGACCCGTCCGCGCCACCGGTCGACCCGGACTCGGTGCCGCCGGCGACCCAGCCCCGGCCGCTGTTCGGCACGATGTTCACCGCCGGGTTGGCCGCAGCCGCGGCCGCGCTGGGCGGGCGGTTCACCAGCGTGCCGCCTGGGCTGGGGGCCAAGCCGAAGGACGAGAAGAAGGACCCCGCCCCGGTGGCCACGGCCGACGACAAGGCCGCCGGCAACGGCGCCCGGATCTCCGCCGGCGGCGTGGGTGGCGGCGGTGGTGGTGTGGGCGGCGGCGTCGGTGGCGGTGGCGGCGTCGACATGTCGCCGGTGGCGAACCAGTCGTTGGCTGGTCAGGCCGGCGGCCCGACGGCGAGCGGGCTCGCCGGAGCCGCGGGGGCCGCCGCCGGGGTGGCCGCGACCAAGGGCATGACCGGCGGCTTCATGCCGGCGATGCCCTTCGCCCCGATGGGCGGGGGCGACGCCGCCGGCAGCCGGCGCATCCCACCCTGGCTGGTCGAGACCGAGGATGTGTGGGGCGAGCAGTCGGTGGTGACGCCGGCGGTGATCGGCGAGGAGCCTGAGGCGGGCCAGCCGGGGACCGGATCATGGAGGTGA
- a CDS encoding AAA family ATPase, whose translation MVNGTDVRVGLDHAHAARLLEQTLFEVKRVIVGQDRLVERLLTALLARGHCLLEGVPGVAKTLAAETLATAVGGSFARIQFTPDLVPSDILGTRIYRSSRESFDVELGPVMTNLVLADEINRAPAKVQSALLEVMAEGQVSIGGRTHPLPTPFLVLATQNPIESEGVYQLPEAQRDRFLMKVVVDYPTDEEELGILYRMGADRPTARAVLDPDRLVALQTLARQVFVHHALAEYVVRLVAATRDPARFGLPDVAGQLAYGASPRATLGLVAAARAVALLRGRDYVLPADVREIAVDVLAHRLVLSFDAFADGVDTTALVRRLVDAVPLPQIAPAQEDQGPGLGAAA comes from the coding sequence GTGGTGAACGGCACCGACGTCAGGGTTGGCCTCGACCACGCCCACGCTGCCCGGCTGCTCGAGCAGACCCTGTTCGAGGTGAAACGGGTCATCGTCGGCCAGGACCGGCTGGTGGAGCGCCTGCTCACCGCACTGCTGGCGCGGGGGCACTGCCTCCTGGAGGGGGTGCCCGGGGTCGCGAAGACCCTCGCCGCGGAGACCCTGGCCACCGCCGTCGGCGGTAGCTTCGCCCGGATCCAGTTCACCCCGGACCTGGTGCCGTCGGACATCCTCGGCACCCGCATCTACCGGTCCTCCCGGGAGAGCTTCGACGTCGAACTCGGCCCGGTGATGACGAACCTCGTCCTGGCCGACGAGATCAACCGCGCCCCGGCGAAGGTGCAGTCGGCGCTGCTGGAGGTGATGGCCGAGGGGCAGGTCTCGATCGGCGGGCGCACCCATCCGCTGCCGACACCGTTCCTCGTGCTGGCCACCCAGAACCCGATCGAGTCCGAGGGTGTCTACCAGCTGCCGGAGGCCCAGCGGGACCGGTTCCTGATGAAGGTGGTCGTCGACTACCCGACCGACGAGGAGGAGTTGGGCATCCTCTACCGGATGGGCGCCGACCGCCCGACCGCACGCGCGGTGCTCGACCCGGATCGGCTGGTCGCTCTGCAGACGCTGGCCCGGCAGGTGTTCGTGCACCACGCCCTGGCCGAGTACGTCGTCAGACTGGTCGCCGCCACCCGGGACCCGGCCCGGTTCGGTCTGCCGGACGTGGCCGGTCAGCTCGCGTACGGGGCGAGCCCCCGGGCCACGCTCGGCCTGGTGGCCGCCGCGCGGGCGGTCGCGCTCCTGCGGGGTCGGGACTACGTGCTGCCGGCCGACGTGCGGGAGATCGCGGTGGACGTCCTCGCCCACCGGCTGGTGCTCTCCTTTGACGCGTTCGCCGACGGTGTCGACACCACCGCACTGGTTCGCCGGCTGGTCGACGCCGTGCCCCTGCCGCAGATCGCACCGGCTCAGGAGGACCAGGGCCCCGGCCTGGGGGCCGCGGCGTGA
- a CDS encoding sensor histidine kinase: MAVDSVDMPAMVFALLARVAVTGVASPRRHPTWTVTASVDDLGPVDDAAAALHRQTSRCLLLGALAYRVCVLPVAMGLLVALGKPVALVTLLPVAALLLTANVAAIVAAHRRPTVDLEHVRGAVLVDLAVSYGVALAVSAVVPHTEVFWPYLAGAVVLVTGAYGLLGGVLAVLVSMPVQLVTVAFGAAADMATLAGRAGWLALAVVVALAALVICGLSLHLAMSYGIRAGREAERARWLRSVHDTVLQTLEAIALHSAADETASATQLAQVRATARAQAAQLRRMLDEPGGGRDNPLADGLAELAEELAGRGLRVQLAVAAGAGSRMSGPYRDAVLGGVREALGNVAKHAGTGDAVVRADEESSALVVVVRDHGCGFEVAGRPGFGIRESIMARLREVGGKATVESWPGRGTRVTLRVPA; the protein is encoded by the coding sequence TTGGCAGTCGACAGCGTCGACATGCCGGCCATGGTGTTCGCGCTGCTGGCCCGCGTCGCCGTGACGGGGGTTGCCTCACCGCGGCGGCATCCGACATGGACGGTGACGGCCTCCGTGGACGACCTCGGCCCGGTCGACGACGCCGCAGCCGCCCTGCACCGCCAGACCTCGCGTTGCCTGCTGCTCGGTGCTCTGGCATACCGGGTGTGCGTCCTGCCCGTCGCCATGGGCCTGCTCGTGGCGTTGGGCAAGCCGGTGGCGCTGGTTACTCTGCTGCCGGTCGCGGCGCTGCTGCTGACCGCCAACGTCGCGGCGATCGTCGCGGCCCACCGGCGGCCGACGGTGGACCTCGAACACGTACGCGGGGCGGTGCTGGTCGACCTCGCGGTGTCGTACGGGGTGGCTCTGGCGGTGAGTGCGGTCGTACCGCACACCGAGGTGTTCTGGCCGTACCTGGCCGGTGCCGTGGTCCTGGTGACCGGCGCGTACGGGCTGCTCGGTGGCGTGCTCGCCGTGCTGGTGTCGATGCCGGTCCAGTTGGTGACGGTCGCGTTCGGCGCCGCCGCGGACATGGCAACGCTGGCTGGCCGGGCCGGGTGGCTCGCGTTGGCGGTGGTGGTCGCGTTGGCGGCGCTGGTGATCTGTGGGCTGAGCCTGCACCTGGCCATGTCCTACGGAATACGGGCCGGTCGGGAGGCCGAGCGGGCCCGGTGGCTGCGGTCGGTGCACGACACGGTGTTGCAGACCCTGGAAGCGATCGCCCTGCACAGCGCGGCGGACGAGACCGCGTCGGCGACGCAGCTCGCCCAGGTGCGGGCCACGGCCCGGGCCCAGGCCGCTCAGCTGCGCAGGATGCTCGACGAACCCGGTGGCGGCAGGGACAACCCGCTCGCCGACGGATTGGCCGAACTGGCCGAGGAGCTCGCGGGACGCGGGCTGCGGGTGCAGTTGGCGGTGGCCGCCGGCGCCGGCAGCCGGATGTCCGGCCCCTACCGGGACGCGGTCCTCGGCGGGGTCCGGGAGGCGCTGGGTAACGTGGCCAAGCACGCCGGGACCGGTGACGCGGTGGTCCGCGCCGACGAGGAGAGCAGCGCCCTGGTCGTCGTGGTCCGCGACCATGGCTGCGGCTTCGAGGTCGCCGGCCGACCCGGGTTCGGCATCCGGGAGTCGATCATGGCCAGGCTGCGCGAGGTCGGCGGCAAGGCGACCGTGGAGTCCTGGCCCGGTCGCGGCACCCGGGTGACGCTGCGGGTGCCGGCATGA
- a CDS encoding alpha/beta hydrolase encodes MEVTGTGFRAVPTGLDAAVAELTGSADRLTAIHGQLHTPAIDGKAFGLVPQSQRAMQAHGTSLQLSSAELESAATQTRRLATGVTAAVTNYRRGDTQASQAFRQLLGALAGGTTLAAGGAAAPAGTAPFDARIAANRSAITAELAAERQRLATYQTQFTGDPAVDHQLRESITRSQARIDLYENVIAEHRKILSFDPSGDGSMVELVGNIDAGTRNVAVFVPGTTSELANFERYHDGAVGFVDAAPRRDLAMVVWMDGDLPSNLFPQAPSASYADDLGPRLADFSRQLRAEIAGSAAAGNDVQVTFAGHSYGGAVVGTAEQHGLDADRILHIESAGMGHHVDGPEDLRPAQPDVQRYSMTAPGDPIAWIRDINIGNWGHGADPDEFPGVIRLETGNYADGRPLEGVSAHSDVLTYHSDAWWNIYQVFTNGPLVTVPSLP; translated from the coding sequence ATGGAGGTGACCGGCACCGGGTTCCGCGCCGTTCCGACCGGTCTGGACGCCGCGGTGGCCGAACTCACCGGGAGCGCCGACCGGTTGACCGCCATCCACGGGCAACTCCACACGCCGGCCATCGACGGCAAGGCATTCGGGTTGGTGCCGCAGTCGCAACGCGCCATGCAGGCACACGGCACCAGCCTGCAGCTCAGCAGCGCCGAGCTGGAGTCGGCGGCGACGCAGACCCGGCGGTTGGCCACCGGGGTGACCGCTGCGGTGACCAACTACCGGCGCGGCGACACCCAGGCCAGCCAGGCGTTCCGGCAGCTACTGGGTGCGCTGGCCGGCGGCACCACGCTGGCTGCCGGCGGGGCCGCCGCGCCCGCCGGCACCGCCCCGTTCGATGCCCGGATCGCGGCCAACCGTTCGGCGATCACCGCCGAGTTGGCCGCCGAACGGCAGCGCCTGGCCACCTATCAGACCCAGTTCACCGGGGATCCGGCCGTCGACCACCAGCTGCGCGAGAGCATCACCCGGTCGCAGGCGCGCATCGACCTGTACGAGAACGTCATCGCCGAACACCGCAAGATCCTCTCGTTCGACCCGTCCGGTGACGGATCGATGGTCGAATTGGTCGGCAACATCGACGCAGGCACCCGCAACGTCGCGGTGTTCGTCCCGGGCACCACCTCCGAACTGGCCAACTTCGAGCGGTACCACGACGGTGCGGTCGGCTTCGTCGACGCGGCCCCGCGCCGGGACCTGGCCATGGTCGTCTGGATGGACGGTGACCTGCCGTCCAACCTGTTCCCGCAGGCGCCATCGGCCAGCTACGCCGACGACCTCGGGCCTCGACTCGCCGACTTCTCCCGTCAACTGCGTGCCGAGATCGCCGGCTCCGCTGCGGCCGGCAACGACGTGCAGGTCACCTTCGCCGGCCACTCGTACGGCGGTGCGGTGGTCGGCACCGCCGAGCAGCACGGGTTGGACGCGGACCGGATCCTGCACATCGAGTCGGCGGGCATGGGTCACCACGTGGACGGCCCGGAGGACCTGCGTCCGGCCCAGCCCGATGTGCAGCGCTACTCGATGACCGCGCCCGGCGATCCGATCGCCTGGATCCGGGACATCAACATCGGCAACTGGGGGCACGGGGCCGACCCCGACGAGTTCCCGGGTGTGATCAGGCTGGAGACCGGCAACTACGCCGACGGCCGACCGCTGGAAGGCGTTTCCGCCCACTCCGACGTGCTGACCTACCACAGTGACGCATGGTGGAACATCTATCAGGTGTTCACCAACGGCCCGCTGGTGACGGTACCGTCGCTGCCGTGA
- a CDS encoding WXG100 family type VII secretion target, whose amino-acid sequence MASPGYQSDAAAMTRAVSGFDEAATNTARSMAQLESELMSVLSRYSGNQATAFWQLQTRLQESMRVASRELQTMSGLVNESFRNYNTGDVTAADSLRGLSGAVGEGSPVLSRLAGA is encoded by the coding sequence GTGGCCAGTCCCGGATACCAGAGTGATGCCGCCGCGATGACGCGAGCGGTCAGCGGGTTCGACGAAGCCGCCACCAACACGGCTCGGAGCATGGCGCAACTGGAGAGCGAACTCATGTCGGTACTGAGCCGGTACTCCGGTAACCAGGCCACGGCTTTCTGGCAGCTGCAAACCCGGCTGCAGGAAAGCATGCGGGTCGCGTCGCGGGAACTGCAGACCATGTCCGGCCTGGTCAACGAGAGCTTCCGCAACTACAACACCGGTGACGTGACGGCCGCCGATTCCCTGCGGGGCCTCAGCGGCGCCGTGGGCGAGGGCAGCCCCGTACTCAGCCGGCTGGCCGGCGCCTAA
- a CDS encoding S8 family serine peptidase: protein MIRWGSPEHGGGTTARRAGTRPALGALAGLVGALLGALPVAAAPARYGAPAGCASPVGVHTAGTPWAIELLGPRRVWPLSTGSGVRTAVLGTGVDARNAQFRPGQVEDGRDVLDNSGVATDDCDGRGTFAAGLIAARPHDDTTFAGLAPGVSVLPVRYTQSTTQGNGAVDPDRLAAAIDVAVTARARVIYVVLPATRNTAQLRAATARAIAADIVVVSPATSGPRTQGATSYPTALPGVLAVGAFGPDGAVASTESGDHIGVSAPGRQLLSLSAGANGRLGHSPTVDDPAYAAAYVAGTAALLRSYRPELSAAEVVRRITSTAQRTAVAGHHPQLGWGMVDPYRAVAAEGVEDPPAVAAASAQPVAAAGADRGSDVHPVVLPLASAGLVAALLVGIGTAVTRRGRARGWRPGG, encoded by the coding sequence ATGATCCGGTGGGGCAGTCCCGAGCACGGCGGCGGCACGACTGCCCGTCGGGCTGGCACGCGACCCGCCCTTGGCGCGCTGGCGGGCCTCGTCGGCGCGTTGCTCGGGGCGCTGCCGGTGGCCGCCGCGCCGGCCCGCTACGGGGCGCCGGCCGGATGCGCCAGCCCGGTGGGGGTGCACACCGCAGGCACCCCGTGGGCGATCGAACTGCTCGGGCCGCGCCGGGTGTGGCCACTGAGCACGGGTTCCGGCGTGCGGACCGCGGTGCTCGGCACCGGCGTCGACGCCCGTAACGCACAGTTCCGTCCGGGCCAGGTCGAGGATGGTCGGGACGTCCTGGACAACAGCGGCGTGGCCACCGACGACTGCGACGGCCGCGGCACGTTCGCCGCCGGCCTGATCGCAGCCCGGCCACATGACGACACTACCTTCGCCGGCCTGGCTCCCGGGGTGTCCGTGCTCCCGGTTCGCTACACCCAGAGCACCACGCAGGGCAACGGGGCCGTCGACCCCGACCGACTCGCCGCCGCCATCGACGTCGCGGTCACCGCCCGCGCCCGGGTGATCTACGTGGTACTGCCGGCGACGAGGAACACCGCCCAGCTGCGGGCCGCCACCGCACGGGCGATCGCGGCCGACATCGTGGTGGTGTCGCCGGCCACCTCCGGCCCGCGGACCCAGGGGGCGACCAGCTACCCGACCGCGCTGCCCGGGGTGCTGGCGGTCGGCGCGTTCGGGCCGGACGGCGCGGTGGCCTCCACCGAATCCGGTGACCACATCGGGGTGTCCGCCCCGGGCAGACAACTGCTGAGCCTCTCCGCCGGAGCGAACGGCCGGCTGGGACATTCACCCACCGTCGACGATCCGGCCTACGCGGCGGCGTACGTGGCGGGCACGGCCGCGCTGCTGCGGTCCTACCGGCCAGAACTCAGCGCCGCCGAGGTGGTGCGGCGGATCACGTCGACCGCGCAGCGGACCGCCGTCGCCGGGCACCACCCGCAGCTCGGTTGGGGAATGGTGGACCCGTACCGGGCAGTGGCCGCCGAGGGTGTCGAGGACCCACCGGCAGTCGCGGCCGCGAGCGCGCAGCCGGTCGCCGCGGCCGGTGCGGATCGCGGTTCCGACGTGCATCCGGTGGTGCTGCCGCTGGCGTCGGCGGGACTCGTGGCGGCGCTGCTGGTCGGGATCGGTACGGCCGTGACGCGTCGAGGCCGGGCCCGCGGATGGCGACCCGGCGGCTGA
- the eccCa gene encoding type VII secretion protein EccCa, producing MSADTFRRRAVLPEPPRGEIMLQSPPALPRGSSQVGMQLMFMLPMMLGMGAMSFVYIGRSGGAMTWIFGALYISAMVGMLAMGLSRGGASKKAQINDERRDYLRYLSGLRGQVREVAVRQREAALAALPDPADLWSFAGTERLWERARTDPDFGRVRVGTGPQRLATALRAPQTAPLEDLDPVASTSLRHFIRTYATVGGLPVAVSLRSFQRVTLAGDRPEILALARALLAHLVTFHSPENLRIAACVGPDRQDGWDWLKWLPHSVHAGRADASGPTRLVAPTLSGVAALLADDPADPAARGSFTPGARPGAPHLLIVLDGAGTLPDAGLAPPDGLAGTTILDIGGGLGADAHALDLVIAEGRLGMRTADGVSLVGVPDQLSVAGAEVVARQLTALHTGTPAASEQPLSTTFGLADLLGIGDPRRLDPAVTWRPRSARDRLRIPIGVDPDGRPVDLDLKESAEGGMGPHGLVIGATGSGKSELLRTLVTGLAATHSSETLNLALIDFKGGATFAGMTGLPHTCAVITNLAADLTLVDRMADALRGELVRRQELLRAAGNYASVRDYERARTDGAPLQPLPSLLVIIDEFSELLSSRPEFIDLFVMIGRLGRSLGVHLMLASQRLEEGRLRGLDSHLSYRIGLRTFSAAESRAVLGVSDAYELPPVPGSAYLKWDITTLQRFKAAYVSGELPPEQVAAVAEEIPYERRVLPFGLAPLVPAEAVRAPAPATGPDTAAAKGETVLSSMIGRLVGNGPAAHQIWLPPLAEAPALDQLLPPLGVDPRRGLTPVGWTGNGQLTVPLAIVDKPFEQRRDLLWAELSGAAGHGLVLGAPQTGKSTLLRTLVAALALTHTPTEVQFFLLDLGGGGLASLSGLPHVSGYANRMDTERVRRIVAELTGLLAEREQSFAAHGIDSISDFRRRPPPSPDGRTFGDVFLVVDGWMALRQEFEQLEEAVTTLAARGLGFGLHVVLSANRAMEIRPALRDLIGTHVELRLGDPADSAYDRRAAADVPKGAPGRGLTADKLHFLGGLPRIDGRTTVSDLPDGASDLVKQVDASWHGPRAPQVRLLPRLVPATDLPASVPGDRRIPIGLAEADLGPAYLDFDADPHFLAFGDVESGKTGLLRVLAQQIAARYPVAEAAVIVADYRRGLVDALTGPHLLGYAGSEPVLTQLVAEAAEGLRRRLPGPEVTATELRERSWWKGPELFVLVDDYDLVVSPSHNPLAPLLEFLPQAKDVGLHLVLTRRSGGASRSLFEPVVQRLRDLGTPGLLLSGSRDEGALLADVKPSKQPPGRGQLVDRRTGVSLVQLAWAQTDPA from the coding sequence ATGTCCGCCGACACCTTCCGCCGCCGGGCTGTACTGCCCGAACCGCCACGCGGCGAGATCATGCTGCAGTCCCCGCCCGCCCTGCCCCGCGGGTCCAGCCAGGTCGGCATGCAGCTCATGTTCATGCTGCCGATGATGCTCGGCATGGGCGCCATGTCGTTCGTCTACATCGGGCGCTCCGGCGGGGCGATGACCTGGATCTTCGGCGCCCTGTACATCAGCGCCATGGTCGGCATGCTGGCCATGGGCCTGTCCCGCGGTGGTGCCTCGAAGAAGGCGCAGATCAACGACGAACGACGCGACTACCTGCGTTACCTGAGCGGCCTGCGCGGCCAGGTCCGTGAGGTGGCGGTCCGCCAACGGGAGGCGGCCCTGGCAGCCCTGCCGGACCCGGCCGACCTGTGGTCGTTCGCCGGCACCGAGCGGCTCTGGGAACGGGCCCGCACCGATCCCGACTTCGGCCGGGTCCGGGTCGGCACCGGACCGCAGCGGCTGGCCACCGCGCTGCGGGCGCCGCAGACCGCCCCGCTGGAGGACCTCGATCCGGTGGCATCGACCTCGCTGCGGCACTTCATCCGCACCTACGCGACCGTCGGCGGGCTGCCGGTGGCGGTGTCGCTACGCTCGTTCCAGCGGGTCACCCTGGCCGGTGACCGCCCCGAGATCCTGGCCCTCGCCCGAGCCCTGCTGGCCCACCTGGTCACCTTCCACTCGCCGGAGAACCTGCGCATCGCCGCCTGCGTCGGGCCGGACCGGCAGGACGGCTGGGACTGGTTGAAGTGGCTGCCCCACTCGGTGCACGCGGGCCGGGCCGACGCGAGCGGGCCGACCCGGTTGGTCGCACCCACCCTCAGCGGAGTGGCCGCGCTCCTTGCCGACGATCCGGCCGATCCGGCGGCCCGCGGCTCGTTCACGCCCGGTGCCCGGCCCGGGGCGCCGCACCTGCTGATCGTGCTCGACGGAGCCGGCACGCTGCCCGATGCCGGGCTCGCCCCACCCGACGGGCTGGCCGGCACCACCATCCTGGACATCGGCGGCGGGCTCGGTGCTGACGCCCACGCGCTCGATCTGGTGATCGCCGAGGGTCGGCTCGGCATGCGCACTGCGGACGGGGTCTCCCTGGTGGGTGTGCCGGACCAGCTCAGCGTCGCCGGTGCCGAGGTGGTCGCCCGGCAGCTCACCGCCTTGCACACCGGCACGCCGGCGGCCAGCGAGCAGCCACTGTCCACCACGTTCGGGCTGGCCGACCTGCTCGGCATCGGCGATCCGCGCCGGCTCGACCCGGCAGTCACCTGGCGCCCCCGGTCGGCCCGCGATCGGCTGCGCATCCCGATCGGGGTGGATCCCGACGGGCGTCCGGTCGACCTGGACCTCAAGGAGTCGGCCGAAGGGGGCATGGGCCCGCACGGGCTGGTCATCGGAGCCACCGGGTCCGGCAAGAGCGAACTGCTGCGCACCCTGGTCACCGGGCTCGCCGCCACCCACTCCTCGGAGACGCTCAACCTCGCGTTGATCGACTTCAAGGGCGGTGCCACCTTCGCCGGCATGACCGGCCTGCCGCACACCTGCGCGGTCATCACCAACCTGGCGGCCGACCTGACCCTGGTCGACCGGATGGCCGACGCACTCCGCGGCGAACTGGTCCGCCGCCAGGAACTGCTGCGGGCCGCCGGCAACTACGCCTCAGTACGCGACTACGAGCGGGCCCGCACCGACGGCGCACCGCTACAACCGCTGCCCTCCCTCCTGGTGATCATCGACGAGTTCAGCGAACTGCTCTCCAGCCGGCCCGAATTCATCGACCTGTTCGTCATGATCGGTCGGCTCGGCCGCAGCCTCGGCGTGCACCTGATGCTCGCCTCGCAGCGACTCGAGGAGGGGCGGCTACGCGGTCTGGACAGCCACCTGAGCTACCGGATCGGGCTGCGCACCTTCTCGGCGGCGGAGAGCCGGGCCGTGCTCGGGGTGTCCGACGCGTACGAACTGCCGCCGGTGCCGGGCTCGGCGTACCTGAAGTGGGACATCACCACCCTGCAACGGTTCAAGGCCGCGTACGTCTCCGGTGAACTGCCGCCCGAGCAGGTGGCCGCCGTGGCCGAGGAGATCCCGTACGAGCGGCGGGTGCTGCCGTTCGGGCTCGCCCCGCTGGTGCCGGCCGAGGCGGTGCGCGCGCCGGCACCGGCGACCGGCCCCGACACCGCGGCGGCCAAGGGCGAGACCGTGCTGAGCTCCATGATCGGCCGGCTCGTCGGCAACGGGCCCGCCGCGCACCAGATCTGGTTGCCGCCGCTGGCCGAAGCGCCCGCCCTGGACCAACTGCTGCCGCCCCTGGGCGTCGACCCGCGGCGCGGTCTGACCCCGGTGGGCTGGACCGGCAACGGGCAGCTCACCGTGCCGCTGGCCATCGTGGACAAGCCGTTCGAGCAGCGTCGGGACCTGCTCTGGGCGGAGCTGTCCGGGGCGGCCGGGCACGGGCTCGTGCTCGGCGCACCGCAGACTGGCAAGAGCACCCTGCTGCGTACCCTGGTGGCCGCGCTGGCGCTCACCCACACCCCGACCGAGGTGCAGTTCTTCCTGCTCGACCTCGGTGGCGGTGGCCTGGCCAGCCTCTCCGGCCTGCCACACGTCAGCGGCTACGCCAACCGGATGGACACCGAACGGGTCCGCCGGATCGTCGCCGAACTGACCGGCCTGCTGGCCGAGCGGGAGCAGTCGTTCGCCGCGCACGGCATCGACTCGATCTCCGATTTCCGGCGCCGCCCACCGCCCAGCCCGGACGGGCGGACGTTCGGCGACGTGTTCCTCGTCGTCGACGGCTGGATGGCCCTGCGCCAGGAGTTCGAACAGCTGGAGGAAGCGGTCACCACGCTCGCCGCCCGCGGCCTCGGGTTCGGTCTGCACGTCGTACTGTCGGCCAACCGCGCGATGGAGATCCGACCGGCCCTGCGCGACCTGATCGGCACTCACGTCGAGCTGCGCCTCGGCGACCCCGCCGACTCGGCGTACGACCGGCGGGCGGCGGCCGACGTGCCGAAGGGTGCTCCGGGACGCGGGCTCACCGCCGACAAGCTGCACTTCCTCGGCGGGCTGCCGCGCATCGACGGCCGTACCACGGTCAGCGACCTGCCCGACGGCGCGAGCGATCTGGTCAAGCAGGTGGACGCGAGCTGGCACGGCCCGCGCGCTCCGCAGGTGCGGTTGCTGCCCCGGCTGGTGCCGGCCACCGACCTGCCCGCTTCGGTTCCCGGTGACCGGCGGATCCCGATCGGGCTGGCCGAGGCGGATCTGGGACCGGCCTACCTGGACTTCGACGCCGACCCGCACTTCCTCGCCTTCGGCGACGTGGAGTCCGGCAAGACCGGGCTGCTGCGGGTGCTCGCCCAGCAGATCGCCGCCCGCTATCCGGTGGCCGAGGCCGCGGTCATCGTCGCCGACTACCGGCGCGGGCTGGTGGACGCGCTCACCGGCCCGCACCTGCTCGGCTACGCCGGCAGTGAGCCGGTGCTCACGCAACTCGTCGCGGAGGCCGCGGAGGGACTGCGGCGACGCCTGCCCGGTCCGGAGGTGACCGCCACCGAGTTGCGTGAGCGCAGCTGGTGGAAAGGCCCCGAGCTGTTCGTCCTCGTCGACGACTACGACCTGGTCGTGTCACCGAGCCACAACCCCCTCGCACCCCTGCTGGAATTCCTGCCCCAGGCCAAGGACGTCGGCCTGCACCTGGTGCTCACCCGCCGGTCCGGCGGCGCCAGCCGGAGCCTGTTCGAGCCGGTCGTGCAGCGGCTGCGCGACCTGGGTACACCGGGCCTGCTGCTGTCCGGTTCCCGTGACGAGGGCGCGCTGTTGGCCGACGTCAAGCCCAGCAAACAGCCACCCGGACGTGGGCAGTTGGTGGACCGGCGGACCGGTGTGTCGTTGGTGCAGCTCGCCTGGGCCCAGACCGACCCGGCATGA